In Bacillus pumilus, the sequence GAACCATATGTTCTGTTAAGGCAAAAGAGTGGTTTCGTCTCACTTCATATTCTCTATAAAGATTCATCGCTTTCTCTGCGCTCACTGACCTGCACCTCACCATTCAAAGTAGTTGTTGTGTAAAGAGATGTTCTATGAAAGTCAGTTTAGCAGAGCAACATTAAGCAAATGTAAATGGGCTGTTAAGTCTTGTAAAATTGTGTTAAGAATGTGCACTTATATCAAGTTATGCCCTTTTAAACGTAAAAAAGACCCGCAATTCTGCGGGTCTACGGGTGTTCTCTTTATTTTGCCTTTACGGATTCGATTGTTTTGAGTCTGAGTGTTCCGTTTGCATCTTTTGTATAGGTTACTTTCACTTTTGATTCTTCTTTCAAGCTGTTTACTTGTTTAGAAAATGTATTTCCAAATTGAATGGCTACTTCTTTTCCATCAATGTTGACAGCAATGGTATGTCCATCAGCCAAACCGACATATGTGCCTTCTTTGGTGACTTCTTTTTTTGTTGTGGACTCAGCTTTTGATTGATCCTTCGCAGGTTCTTCTTTTGTGATTTCTTTACTTGAGCTTTCTTTTGCATCTTCATTGGATTGACCTGCTTGGTCTTCTGTTTTAGCAGCCGTTTCTTTGCTTTGATCGTCTGTTTTTTCACTTGCAGACTTATCTTCCGTTTTTTCGTCTGATGCATTTTCTTTGTTTTGATCAGCCGCTTCAGTTGTTTCTTTTTTGCTGTTATCCGTATTGTTGTCGTTTGATTGATTTGTTGTGCCGCATGCTGTAAGCACTACACCTAGAAGCAATACTAAAAACGGCATTGTGATTAATTTTTTCAATATTGTCACCTCTTCATGATTTGTCGATTTGCTGTTATCGGAAGGTAAACACGTAAAAAAGCTACCCTCTATGTTTCGATTATAACAAAAATAGCCTAAATTGAAATGTATTTTTAACTTGACATACAAATGGTCGTTTTCATTTTCATCAAAGTAAGTGGAAACACTCCTGTTTGACCACTGACCCTCCATGGATCAATCTAGGCAGGTTATCCTCGTCACTGTCTGTTGCGCTCATACAGAGTTGTGTGCACGATTAGTAAAGACATTTGATAGCCTATGAAGACCGCATCCTTAGAGTGAATCCTTCATCCTAGAACCACTTCATATACCATTGATAAAAAAGGCTGCCGAGAGACGTTCTCGAGCAGCCTAAGAGGAGTATCTTAGCCACCCCTCATGTTTTTCTTATCTAAAATAACCTGAAACGCCGCTTGAAATACCAGCTGCTAATCTATCTTTATAAGTAGCAGATTTCAAAATATTTGAATCGACTGGACTGGAAACAAAGCCAGTTTCAAGCAAGACACTCGGCATCTTTGAATACTTAATGACATAGAAGCCAGCCGTTTTGACACCACGATCTCTTGTACCTAGTGCACTAACCATTTTAGGCTGGATGTTTTGCGCAAGCTTCAGGCTGTTCGTTGCCGCATATGTTTTGTCATAATACGTTTCTGTTCCATTTGCGCTGCTGTTGTCATTTGCATTCGCATGGACACTAATAAAGATATCTGCTTTCGCAGAAGCACCTTTGCTTACTCGTGTTTGAAGACTGTCAAATGTATCAGATGTACGTGACATGACTGGTAGTGCCCCAGCACTAGTCAATTTTGTATTTAGACGCTTAGCGACATCAAGGTTCACGTTCTTCTCAAGAAGACCATATCCAGCAGCACCAGAATCTTGATCTCCATGACCAGGGTCAATAAAAACTTTTTTTCCAACGACTGGATTTTTCAATTGGGAAGTCACAGTATTCGTCACAGTAGATGTACCACCTAGAACACTAAATGAAGTGATCTTCTTTGAACCAATGATTTTTCTTGTTGCTTTCGGTAATGTTTTTTCATTTGTGAAAATAAAGGCTTTACCCTGCTTGGCAGCAATACTAGCTCCTGAAGCGGCATCAGCATATGCAAAACCATTACTAATATACGTATTACTTGTACTCATATTGTATTTCGTCACAATATTTGCAGCGACTTCATAACGATTGGCCCCGCCAATTCTTCCAGGTGAAGGTAGTTTAGCATAAGTTGATTTATTTACACTAGACTCTCCACCAATGACAACGGTCTTTTTAATTGCTCGGCTTTTAATCACAGCTGAAGTTTCCGAACGTAAACCTTTATCATTTGTTAATAAGATTGGATAGCCTTGTTTTGCAGCATAAGGTGCAATGGCAACTGCATCTGCATAAGCAAAGCCATTTGCTACAACAGCCGTACTAGAGCTTTTCATTTGCTTTGCAATATTTGCTGCTAAGTCATAGCGGTTCTTACCACTAATACGTTTCACAGAGATACCCATTGATTTTAGCTGAGTTGTCACCTTGCTAGAGACACTCTTTGTTCCACCGAGAATAGTCACATTCTTTGTTTTTAGACTTTGAAGGCCTTTTTTTGTATCTGTAGATAAACTGCTACTGTTAGTAAACAGAACAGGGGCATTTTTTTGGTATGCATAAGGAACCGCACTTAATGCATCCGCATATGCATCTTTCCCTACAAGAACAGCCGTACTTGATGTTGTCCAGCCTTTTTTCGCCGCGTTCACCGCAACAACATACCGGTTCTTCCCATCAAGCCTTGTAACTGAATTGTCAGCAAGTGCAGATGGAAGAAACAAACACATTGTTACTACACTCAAAAATACAACTTTTATAATAGAGCGCACGTTTATAACCTCCTTTGATGTTTTAATTCGTAGTTAACTTTGCACCCGGATAATAGAATGACAAAATACTTGAATATGAGCTTCCTGATTCAGCTCTCTTTTTCGCTCCATATTGACTCATTCCAACTCCATGACCATACCCTTTTCCTGAGATGGTAAAATCATTGGTGTTATTCTTCACTGATGCATACGTGCTTTTTAAATTAGTCGCTCCAAGTATTGATCTAAATTCAGTCATCTTAAAGCTAAGTGTCGCTGATTTATTCATACTATAAGAACCCGTTTTATTTTTTAAGTGATAGCTGATTTTCATAGAGGCTGTTTTTGCTCTCTGCCCTTTTGTCTTACCTGAAAAGGATAGGCTTGAAATTGTCGCTATCTTGATGTCTGAAGCTGAAGTTTCTTTATTTTTTAGAATCCAGTTCTTCAAGCCTTTCAACTGACTCACATTTGATTCTGTTGTCTTACTCCACCAAGATGCAGGTTCTGCTGTGCTAAGCGATTTACTCAATTGTGTTTTTGATAGTTTAAGTGTCCATGCATTCACTGGATCTTTTGTATCTGTTTTTGCTACTAAATAAGGAAATGCACTTGACCACACTTCTTCACTCGCCTCAGTGTAGCCTCCATTACTAGAATAGTAGGTAGCAGAAATCAGTTTATTATTATATTTTAGTACCTTACCTTTTGTAGCATCTACAGCTTTTGTAGAATTTGTATACCAGCTGTATCCACCGTACACTTGGAATGCTGTTGTATCTGGCACAACCTTCCCAATACTGTTCACAGAATATGTACGTGCTGCAACAGCCTGTGCTTTTAATGCCTCAACATGCCAGCTTGCTGGCATTTCATTCGGTACAACCCCTTTAAGATAATCTTCAAAAGGGATATTTTCATTTGTTGGACGAATATAGCCTGATTCTACAGCAAAGTTCATTTTCCCCAAGTATGCTTTCCCAGCAACTCGAATGACATTTTTAGTTGAATATTTCTCTGGAACAACTCTTACTGAAGATCCAAACGTCTTGATGCCCTTGATAGAAATTTTCCCGTTAGAAACATTCAATTGATAATCCTTATTATTCTTCAAATAAAATTCATTTGATAATTTTGTTTGTAAACTTGCTGAAATGGATTTTGTTCCGCCAGACAATTGAAACGAGTACGTCCCCTGTTTTTTCACAACTGATGTCACAGGTGATGTTAGACTATTGTCTTTTACAAGTACCATAGGACTGTTATTTTTGGCTGCTAAAAGCGAAAATGTAATAGCATCTGTAAAGATAGAACCATTTGCTAAGTATAGCTTATTAGCATTCATGTTTAATTCAGTTACAATATTTGCTGATACCTCATATCTATTAGCTCCACCGATTCTTTTCACTGTGGACGTTTTTTTGATTTGAGATTCAACTTTTTTGCTAACACTCTTTTCTCCACCAACAATGATGACTTTACTTGGAAGCTTGTAAGTTGGTAAGCTATCTTTCTTCGTTAACAGAATAGGATAGCCGTTTCTTGCAGCGTATGGTGTTACTGAAGCACTGTCAGTAAAAATGCTTCCTGTTGCCACTATAGCTTGACTATAGTTCCCCATCTCTTTTGCGATATTTTGTGAAACAGCATAACGTGATTTACCACTGATCCTTTTGATCTTCCCGTATTTTTTCAATGTTTTCTCTGTTGCTGAAGAAACACTTGTTGTTCCACCGATAATCAGAATATTGTCAGGATTCATCTTGTTAATTTGCTTTTCAGTGGTTTTTGTTAATCTTTCAGCATTCGTATATAAAATAGGTGCATTCAATTTATAAGCTAAAGGTGTAGCGGAAATTGCATCTGCAAACGCATCACGATTTACAATGACAATTGTAGATGGATTTTTCCAGCCTGCTGAAGCAATATTATTGGCTACCTCATAACGGTTCTTACCATCATATCGAGCTATTGAAGATACATTTGTACCAGTCACTTTGTATAAGCCGGATGATGATATGTTAAAGTTCGTTTTGTTTCCAACATAGTTTGATAATTTCACAGAAATTGTTGAGCTTGCCGCTGAAGCATCTTTTGGGATGAATACAAGCAAAAGTAAGATGAACATTGTGAAAGTTAGACTGATTTTTTTCAATTTAATGATCCCACCATCTCTCTATTGAACTTTTTTAATTTCTTGAATTTCCTTTTGGCCACTGTCATTTAGAATGTAAAAAATGTCTACGTGATCTCCTGGTTGAAATTCATTCAATACTTCATTGAAGTTTTCAGTAAATTCAAAATTCAAAGTAACATTTGACTTTTTCACTTCAATTGTATGGGAGTCTGCCATTCCTACATAGTTGGCTGTCTCCTTTAACGTTTGAGAAGTTGAACTGCTTGTCTTCTTTTCTTCTAAGGACTGCTCAGCCGTTCCACATGCTGTGAGCACGATACCTAGTAGTAGTATTAAGAACGGTAAAACGACGATTTTCTTCATTTTTTTCACCTCATGTCTTTGTATCGTCTTATAACTTAATATTTTAAGGTAAATTTAAGGTTTTTTGAAACCTTTTTTTTGTTACAACGTCTATATCTAGGTTCAGAGTAAAAAAATAACTTGTTTATCAAGATTCATAAACCTATAATCATGGAAGAATCATAGAAAAGGTGAGGGACATTATGAGAGCTGAGAGAAAAAGAAAGAAGAAAAAGGTTCTTTGGATTGTTTTATCGATTATTGGCTTATTCGTATTAGCAACTGGCGGATACGCATATCATCTTTGGAACACAGCAGCATCAACCGTCGCAGGCATTCAGGAGAACTTAAAGAAGTCAGATAAGCGTGACAAAGATGTCGATTTAAATAAAAAGGACCCGATCTCCGTTTTGGTTATGGGTGTCGATGAAAGAAAGAATGACCGCGGCCGTGCAGATACATTAATATACATGACAGTGAATCCGAAAACCAAAACAACCGAGATGGTGAGTATCCCGCGTGATACGTATACGAAGATTGTCGGGAAAGGCACAATGGATAAAATCAACCACTCCTATGCATTCGGCGGCACACAAATGGCAGCTGATACAGTAGAGGAACTGCTTGATGTACCTGTTG encodes:
- a CDS encoding N-acetylmuramoyl-L-alanine amidase: MRSIIKVVFLSVVTMCLFLPSALADNSVTRLDGKNRYVVAVNAAKKGWTTSSTAVLVGKDAYADALSAVPYAYQKNAPVLFTNSSSLSTDTKKGLQSLKTKNVTILGGTKSVSSKVTTQLKSMGISVKRISGKNRYDLAANIAKQMKSSSTAVVANGFAYADAVAIAPYAAKQGYPILLTNDKGLRSETSAVIKSRAIKKTVVIGGESSVNKSTYAKLPSPGRIGGANRYEVAANIVTKYNMSTSNTYISNGFAYADAASGASIAAKQGKAFIFTNEKTLPKATRKIIGSKKITSFSVLGGTSTVTNTVTSQLKNPVVGKKVFIDPGHGDQDSGAAGYGLLEKNVNLDVAKRLNTKLTSAGALPVMSRTSDTFDSLQTRVSKGASAKADIFISVHANANDNSSANGTETYYDKTYAATNSLKLAQNIQPKMVSALGTRDRGVKTAGFYVIKYSKMPSVLLETGFVSSPVDSNILKSATYKDRLAAGISSGVSGYFR
- a CDS encoding SpoIID/LytB domain-containing protein; the protein is MKKISLTFTMFILLLLVFIPKDASAASSTISVKLSNYVGNKTNFNISSSGLYKVTGTNVSSIARYDGKNRYEVANNIASAGWKNPSTIVIVNRDAFADAISATPLAYKLNAPILYTNAERLTKTTEKQINKMNPDNILIIGGTTSVSSATEKTLKKYGKIKRISGKSRYAVSQNIAKEMGNYSQAIVATGSIFTDSASVTPYAARNGYPILLTKKDSLPTYKLPSKVIIVGGEKSVSKKVESQIKKTSTVKRIGGANRYEVSANIVTELNMNANKLYLANGSIFTDAITFSLLAAKNNSPMVLVKDNSLTSPVTSVVKKQGTYSFQLSGGTKSISASLQTKLSNEFYLKNNKDYQLNVSNGKISIKGIKTFGSSVRVVPEKYSTKNVIRVAGKAYLGKMNFAVESGYIRPTNENIPFEDYLKGVVPNEMPASWHVEALKAQAVAARTYSVNSIGKVVPDTTAFQVYGGYSWYTNSTKAVDATKGKVLKYNNKLISATYYSSNGGYTEASEEVWSSAFPYLVAKTDTKDPVNAWTLKLSKTQLSKSLSTAEPASWWSKTTESNVSQLKGLKNWILKNKETSASDIKIATISSLSFSGKTKGQRAKTASMKISYHLKNKTGSYSMNKSATLSFKMTEFRSILGATNLKSTYASVKNNTNDFTISGKGYGHGVGMSQYGAKKRAESGSSYSSILSFYYPGAKLTTN
- a CDS encoding LytA, yielding MKKIVVLPFLILLLGIVLTACGTAEQSLEEKKTSSSTSQTLKETANYVGMADSHTIEVKKSNVTLNFEFTENFNEVLNEFQPGDHVDIFYILNDSGQKEIQEIKKVQ